GGCAGTCTTGAAAACTGTTGACTGTCACAGGTCCGGGGGTTCGAATCCCTCTTTCTCCGCGAAAAGCACCTCATTGAGGTGCTTTTTTTGTTTAACCTCAATTTTGTTTTTTCTGAGGAACGAACATTTTCAAAAGAAGTTAATACAAAGTGATTTTAGATTGTCGAGCTACTAACGGAGACTCTTCGTTTCTCAGAGTGACAAGTTTGCGCTTGTTTCAGAATCTCCGCAAGAAACTAACGTAAAATATTCCTGTATTGTCGCGCCACTAAAGAGGGTGCTATCAAGAAGTTTTTTTTTAACCACAATCTTGTCTTTCTGAGGCACGAAGAATCTCCGCAAGAAACTAACACAAAGTATTCCTGTATTGTCGAGCTGCTAACGAAGACTCTTCGTTCCTCAGAGTGACAAGTTTGCGATTGTTTGAGAATCTCCGCAAGAAACTAATACAAAGTATTCCTGTATTGTTGAGCTTCTCACGAAGACGCTTTATTCCTCAGAGTGACAAGCTTGCGTTTGTTTAATTTACTATAATTAAGAAATGAAAAATAAGCGTTGCTATTTTTGTGGATGTTGATTTGATACGTTTAAGGTGTCTCTAACTCTCGGTCTCCTTTGTTCTGGTTGCAAATTTTTAAGTTCGCTTTCTTCGGCAAAAGTGGTATCCTCTTTGAATTTACCAGTAGAAATTTCAAAATCATCTGCGGTACCTGTAATTTTCATCGGAATATTAATAAAACCCATCGGTGGTAGCCCTAGTCGGAAACCTATATTCAATTTACCATCCATAGTAACTTGACCTTCTAATTTACCTCTAAAACCAGCCATTTTCATAATGGTAGGTGTAATGCTCATTACGTTGTTTTTGATGGTAGAATGAATGTCAATTTTATTAAAAGAGGCTTTTTCTAAGTCTGCCGCATCAGCTTTTTTTGCAACATGGTTTAAAAGCTTAAAATTTTTAAATTTAATATCTTCAAGCGTCAATGTTCCTTCACCGTTAATAGATTTAAAATCAATATCCATGTTTTGATCAATACTTCCAGCAAGTTGATAGTCTACCGAAACCAAACCATAGGCATCTTTGGCCATATTAACCATTTTTGCAAAAATCGGAATTTCTGCATATGCGCGTTGAATATCAAAATTACTAGCTTTAAAATTAGCATTATATTTAGCTAAAAGACGATGTTGGGCTTTGTAATCTCCTGTCATCTCTATTTTGGTACCAGCCATATTAAAAGCGGCCTGAGTTATTTGAACCTTTCGGTCGTTAACGATTAGGTTTCCATTAAAATCATTAATCTTGTAGGTGTCGAATTCAAGTTGTTTAACTTTTGCAGTGATTTTTAGATCTGCCGTCTTTGGAATTCTAATTACATAGTTTTTATTTTTGTCTTTGTTATTTTTATAGGTATTGTTTACGGTTGTAGAATCCGTTTTTTGTGTTGCTTCTTCTTCGGCTTTTTGATCTGTATAGAGTGCGATCATATCAAAAAATTCCTTTGCGTTGATATGATTACTAGAAAGATCTATATCAGCTTTCAGTTTTTCATTATTTTGATACAGATACTTTTTGTTAAAAAGATATCTTAAAACGTTATGGATAGAGCCATTCAATACAATGTCGGATTTACCATATGAGGCATTGAAATCTTCAAACCGCATCTTATCTTTAAAAAATTTGAATGTTCCTTTAGAAATTTGAAAGGTCTCTGGGAACAAAACGCTCTTTATAGTTATGTTTTTGGCCTGGAGTTTTCCGCCATTTTTAATATTGTCGTAATTTTTGGCATCTAAATCTTTTTTAGAGCCTTTTGCGATAAGATTAGCTTCGATTAAGCCTGAGATGCTAACATCTTTAATGGGGAATATTTTAGTTAATTTGCCAATATCTAAAGTTCCTTGCGTTTTGATGTTGTAAACTAAATCGTTAAGATTAGTAATTTCTCCTTCTATTTTAAAAGGGGAGCCTGCTAAAAGGAATTCCAAAGGTTGTACTTTTACGTTTAAATCCTGTGCAGTGCCTTTGATGCTTGTTATGGCTGTGCTAACGTTTATATTCTCGATGGGAATATTTGGGAATTTAAGTGATTTTAAATATCCGTTTTTAATAGTTATAATTGTTTTTGATGAGGGGTATTTTTTTTCTTTACGGTTTAAAACGCCACTTAGTTTTACTTTTGCATTCAATTCCCCTTTAACTTCCAGGCTGTCTAATGGGTAGAATTTGTGTATTGAAGCTAGGTTGATTTTAGAATCTAATTCGGTGTCTACCGTAAAAGGATATAATTTACGTAATTCAAAGCGGCCACGAATAAAATTGTCAAGAGCCTCAGCGTTCAAATTGGCAATTTTACCTGAGATATTACGTAAAATACTGTCTTTTGCAGTTAAGCTTAAATCTAAATTGATGTTTTTTATGGCTTCAGTTTTGGCTTTATTTTTTAAATAACCATTTTTTAAACTGATCTTCAAATCAAATTTCGGAATACTTTTTATTATGGTATCCATTTTATTTAAACGGGTGCTAAAGCCCAAGTCTCTAAAAAACACACCATCGGCTTTTAAGTCTACAACGATTTGTCCGCGAATATCGTGCTGGTTTAGGTTTAAAGCTTCTTTAAATTTTGCCGCGTCTAAATGAGTATTTACAGCAGTTTTAATTTTTAATTTTTTAAAACCTTCTGAATGAAAATTAATGACAGTTTTCTTTTTGTCCAGATTAAAAGACAAGTTTTCTAAATCAAATTTTAATTTATTGATGTCTAAATCTCTAATCAAAGCTTTAGCATTGATATTGATGTCTTTTACAGGCTCTTTAATTTTTTTATAAGCAATAGTCCCTTTGTTGATTTGTAAATCTGCAGAAACAACTGGTTTTTCTGATTGGTCTTGCATGTATTTTCCTCGAGCAAAAATCCTGAAATTGATATTACCAGTAATGAGCATCTGTTCGCGCCACTTGTCGTAAGCGGGTGGCATGATTGAAAGCATTTCTTCTAATGTTGAATTTTTTGACTGCATTCGTAAGTCAAAATCATATCCTCCTTTTATGAATGCAAAATGGCCATTAAAAGAAAAAGGGAAATTTTTAATACGAACAGTATTTCGTTCGAATTTGAATTTAAGGGCTTTCGTATCTATGTCGGTAATAATTTCGGCATTTATAGGTTTATTTCGGACATAATCTATGCCGTTTACGTTGAAATCAAATGACTTTATTTTTACGGTAGAAGTAAGATCAAAATAAGCAGCACTTAAATCACCTGTTCCTTTATAGCTTAGGTCTTGAACTTTAAATTTTAAGACAGCACTTTTATCGTTATAGGAGATGTTTGTTTTGTTTATGATAACCCGTTTAATTTTAAATTCAGTCTGGGTAGTATCTGCAACAGCGTCAGAGGGCTTTACGATATCAAAATTTGACTTTCCTTTAGTATCGATTTCAAGATTTAAATTGGCGTCATCCAGATAAACAGCATCTAAAACAATTTTACCTTTTAATAAACTATAAAAATTGACTCCAACTGCAGCTGTTTTGGCGCTGACAACATTTTGTGCAGTTAGTTGAAAATCTTTGTTTACCACAGTGACATTTTTCGCATAAAGAATCAATGCTGGAAAATGTTTAAAAGCAGATAGTCCGATTTCGTCGAAACGCAGTTGTGCATTTAGATTTTCATTAGCTACATTTTCTATTTTAGCTCTGATTTCATCTTTAAAAATATAAGGAACAATTGTGAGAACAATTACTAAAAATATAAATAAGGTTAGAATAATGATTGCAACCTTTTTGAAGAACTTCTTAGTCATTTTTTATAACGTGGGGTTTGTAATTTTTTAAAAATAGATATTTAAGTAGGTATGAAAAAATCTAGATTGTGATATTAACTAAAAAATAACAATCCTAAATGAATTTGGGTTATTCATGTAAGTATAATCGAATAAATCAATTTTAACAATTTGTTTAAAGGTGTGTTTCATGTATATATGTCTCTTTTTTATGTGCTATTATTTTATTTTAAAATAGTTTAAAAAAAAGTTGTTATAATCCAAAAAAGCTTCTTATATTTGCACTCGCAATCCGATAACGAAAGCGACATACTGGAGAAATGGCAGAGCGGTCGAATGCGGCAGTCTTGAAAACTGTTGACTGTCACAGGTCCGGGGGTTCGAATCCCTCTTTCTCCGCGAAAAGCACCTCATTGAGGTGCTTTTTACATTTCAATACTTTTCTTACTTTACAAAATCCAAATTTTACAGGATCGGGTGCAAAAGTTGGGGATTATGCAAAAATATTGGATAATCTGAATAAAAAAAAATGGATCAGATAGTAAACGTGTTCATGGAAAAACACTTTTAAATGTTGATATTTCTTTACCTTGTCTTCTAGAGCAAATAAAAATTGTCAATTTTCTTTCTATTATTAATGATAAAATTAATAATTGTCAGTTACAAATTGAAAAAATGTAGGCTTGGAAAAAAGGATTATTGCAACAAATATTTGCGTAAATAAAAGTTAAAATAATAAGCCTATAAGTTGATTGTATGGAAATAGTTAATATATTTGCAATCGTTGAGAAGACATTATTAGCCATTCAATTTGGGCAGAATGACTGTGATGAATTTACGTTAGCATTCAGGAATTGGAACGATACAGAGTATTTAGAAGATTTTTTTGAAAATAATAAAACTGATTTGCAATCAGGTTTTTACGGAACTATATCAATTGAAAAAGCTATTTTTTCAACAATAGAGGAAGCAATAATCTTTGAAGAAACAATCAGGAGAATTGCAAAAATTGGAAAATTTGAAACAAATGATTCATTGCAAGATTTAGTTTTTTATCCATTACACAAAAATGACCAAACTTATATACTACAAGAATCTAAGGCATATGGAACGGGAAATTCATCTTGGCTTCGCATTTATGCCGTGCGTATTAATCCCGAATGCTTCGTTGTCTCAGGAAGCGCAATAAAGCTCACGGGAGCAATGGATGAGCAAGACCACACCGAAATAGAATTATCAAAACTAAAAATTACAGCATCATATTTAAAAGAAAATGGACTATTAGAGGAAGACGACTTCGGATACATAGACATCATTACCTAAAACTACCATTATGAAAAATCAAGACCTGAGTAACAAATTAGAAGTATTAGTTTCTAAAGCTCCTAGCAAATGGATAGAAGAAAGCAACAAAAGATTTGAGGACAAAGAAGGTTTACGTTATTCTCAACAAGTTGCAGTTCGTATTTTAAGAATACTTAGAGAGAGAAAATTATCGCAAAAAGACTTAGCTAATCTCCTTGATGTATCACCACAGACAGTTAACAAATGGGTTAAAGGTTCTGAAAATATTGGTTTATTTACAATAGGAAGAATTGACAAAGCATTAGGAATTGAATTAATACACGTTAATGAAAATAACAATTGTCTTACTATTGACTGTAGTAATATGACAACAATGAGTAGACAAATTCATTCACATCTGAATAAAATTGAGAAGACTATTGAAGGCGAAAAAGAAACAAAAGTAATTCCTTTAGGTACTTATATTACGGATAAAGAATGTCCAGAAGTAAATTATTATGAATAACAAAATGGAGACAAAAAAAAATATTGCCTTTAGGTTACTAAACATAGTTACAGAACAATTCGCAACATTTGAAGTTGAAAATGTCCCGAATGAAAACGATTTACAATCAGATTTGCAATTTTCAATTAATCCTGATGATAGAATTATTGCTTGCAAAATGAAATTTCAATTTCTTCATTCTGGTCAACCAATTGTCGTATTAACCGTAATTTGTAATTTTGATATTGAGCAAGAATCATGGAATAAAAACATACTTTCAAACAAGAAAGTTACTTTTCCTAAACACTTTTTAGAACATCTTTGTGTGATTACAGTGGGAACAGCAAGAGGAATATTACATGCAAAAACAGAAAACACTTCTTTTAACAAATTTATCATACCTACTTTAAATGTATCTAATTTAGTAGAAAAAGATGTTGTTTTTGATATAAAATAAATACAATCATATTGTGATTACCTTGCTAGTTAGCAAGATTTTCTTAAGTATTTTCTTTACAAGATTACGGGTTAAGTAGATTCGATGAAAAAACGGTTTTGTGTTAGTAATTAGTTGCCATTACTTCGTTTTTTAGAAAGACAAGTTTACTGCTGTTTCTGTATTGGTCTTTTTAAAGCCCCTTATTTTCTAAAGACCAGTATATCATTCCGTTTTCTGTCTTTAATTGGGAGAAATTAAACTTAGTAAGTAGATTGATTGAGCTTGTGTTTTCTGTCAAACAGCTTGCAGTAATTTCTTTTATAATTTCATTGGAGAAAGCCCAATTTATAATTTCTTTTACAGCCTCTTCAGCAAATCCTTTTCGTCTTTCTTCTTTAATTATTCCGTAACCAAGATCAATATTATTCCCTTTAGGATTAAATCCTTTGAAACCTAAATCCCCAATTATTTCTGAAGTATCTTTTTTAATTATCATCCAAGATTCAAAACCTGTTGGAGCAGTAACCTTTAGTAGATTAGTAATTATTCTGGGTAGCGTTTCGATAACATCATTGTCAGGCCAACTTTTGCCTTTTTTTAAATTCAGACGCTCCAAATCGCTATAATCATCATTTAATACATTCTTGCAAATCTGGATTGTAAATGGGATAAGTAATAATCTTTCGGTTGTTAACTGCTTAATTTTTAAGGATTCAACTTTCATTATTTGTAACTGTTTATATATGGCTTCTTATTGGTTTTATTGCATCTAAAAATAACACTTTTAGGATTTAATTCAAAATGATGAGATGAATGTAAAAAGTCCTTTTTATCTTTTTTTGTAACCCTTTTTTTAACGAAACGGTTTTTTTTGTTTGTCTGTTCAAACGTTTTTTATCTGCAATCTTTTCATTTTGAGGAGCGAAAAAACATCAAATAATTCTTGTGAAACAGGCCTGTTTTATGCCTATTACATTATTAAAACGAAAGACATTTGCCATTTTTTAGAACTAAATTCGTAACCGTTTAGCGTATTAATTTGCTTTTAATCGATATTTTAAAGAGAAAAAACAATATTAATACATATATTCGCAGAAAAATTTTTTGAATGAAAATTCTATTACGCTTATTACTATTTAGTTCTTTTCTTAATTTTAGTATATATGCTCAAAATGAGACTAATATCACTTACGGATTAAAACTTGGAGGAATCTTTTCTAAAATCAGCAATTTACCTGAAAGTATAAAAGGTAGAGATAACACACTTGATAATAGTGAATTGGAAACCAAAGGAGGGTATGGTGTAGAAGGTGGATTCTTTTTAAATTTCAAACTTCGCGATACCCGTGTTGCAATTCAGCCGGAACTGTTATTTAGACAATCTTCTCAAACAGTCAATTATCACGACACTACGGGCAAGGAGTTTGAATTGGGATTGCATTATTCTTATCTGCAAATAGGAGCCTTGTATAAAGTATATCCCTACGAAGGTCTGAATTTAGGATTTGGTGCTTTTTATGGCGTCAGTTTATCTCCCAATAATGTTACTTACAAATCTAACGAGGCAGGTGGTATGTACGATGTTGCTACCAGACAATTCTATCAGGATGGTCTCGACGGAACCGATGATTTCTCATTGTGTTTTGCATTAGGATATGAATTACATCAGAGTATTCATTTTGATTTGCGCTATTATTTAGGCGTAAAAGATGTAGTTAACAGTAGTTCATCCTCTTTTCAGTTTATAGAGAATCAAAACAAAAGTGGTGTTCTTTCTTTTTCGTTAGGCTATAGTTTTCACGAATGGTAATTTCAATAAAAAACATGAAAAAAATTATTTTGCTACTAGTATTAGTGAGCACAACATCGCTATTTGCACAAGGTGACAGAGAAATAACGTACGGCTTTTTTGGTGGGGGTATCTATTCTAAAATGTCAAATCTTCCCGATGTAATTGTTCCAAAAGGAATTTTCAATGGGTATACTTTAAAAGAAGAAGGTAAGTTTGGAGGCACGGCAGGACTGGTAATCAATTGGAAATATCCTTATGCGAGAGTAAGTATCCAAACAGAAATGTCCTATTCGGGTCAAAGTACCGA
The nucleotide sequence above comes from Flavobacterium branchiarum. Encoded proteins:
- a CDS encoding AsmA family protein; the encoded protein is MTKKFFKKVAIIILTLFIFLVIVLTIVPYIFKDEIRAKIENVANENLNAQLRFDEIGLSAFKHFPALILYAKNVTVVNKDFQLTAQNVVSAKTAAVGVNFYSLLKGKIVLDAVYLDDANLNLEIDTKGKSNFDIVKPSDAVADTTQTEFKIKRVIINKTNISYNDKSAVLKFKVQDLSYKGTGDLSAAYFDLTSTVKIKSFDFNVNGIDYVRNKPINAEIITDIDTKALKFKFERNTVRIKNFPFSFNGHFAFIKGGYDFDLRMQSKNSTLEEMLSIMPPAYDKWREQMLITGNINFRIFARGKYMQDQSEKPVVSADLQINKGTIAYKKIKEPVKDININAKALIRDLDINKLKFDLENLSFNLDKKKTVINFHSEGFKKLKIKTAVNTHLDAAKFKEALNLNQHDIRGQIVVDLKADGVFFRDLGFSTRLNKMDTIIKSIPKFDLKISLKNGYLKNKAKTEAIKNINLDLSLTAKDSILRNISGKIANLNAEALDNFIRGRFELRKLYPFTVDTELDSKINLASIHKFYPLDSLEVKGELNAKVKLSGVLNRKEKKYPSSKTIITIKNGYLKSLKFPNIPIENINVSTAITSIKGTAQDLNVKVQPLEFLLAGSPFKIEGEITNLNDLVYNIKTQGTLDIGKLTKIFPIKDVSISGLIEANLIAKGSKKDLDAKNYDNIKNGGKLQAKNITIKSVLFPETFQISKGTFKFFKDKMRFEDFNASYGKSDIVLNGSIHNVLRYLFNKKYLYQNNEKLKADIDLSSNHINAKEFFDMIALYTDQKAEEEATQKTDSTTVNNTYKNNKDKNKNYVIRIPKTADLKITAKVKQLEFDTYKINDFNGNLIVNDRKVQITQAAFNMAGTKIEMTGDYKAQHRLLAKYNANFKASNFDIQRAYAEIPIFAKMVNMAKDAYGLVSVDYQLAGSIDQNMDIDFKSINGEGTLTLEDIKFKNFKLLNHVAKKADAADLEKASFNKIDIHSTIKNNVMSITPTIMKMAGFRGKLEGQVTMDGKLNIGFRLGLPPMGFINIPMKITGTADDFEISTGKFKEDTTFAEESELKNLQPEQRRPRVRDTLNVSNQHPQK
- a CDS encoding restriction endonuclease subunit S — encoded protein: MKKNGSDSKRVHGKTLLNVDISLPCLLEQIKIVNFLSIINDKINNCQLQIEKM
- a CDS encoding helix-turn-helix domain-containing protein, encoding MKNQDLSNKLEVLVSKAPSKWIEESNKRFEDKEGLRYSQQVAVRILRILRERKLSQKDLANLLDVSPQTVNKWVKGSENIGLFTIGRIDKALGIELIHVNENNNCLTIDCSNMTTMSRQIHSHLNKIEKTIEGEKETKVIPLGTYITDKECPEVNYYE
- a CDS encoding GNAT family N-acetyltransferase, with amino-acid sequence MKVESLKIKQLTTERLLLIPFTIQICKNVLNDDYSDLERLNLKKGKSWPDNDVIETLPRIITNLLKVTAPTGFESWMIIKKDTSEIIGDLGFKGFNPKGNNIDLGYGIIKEERRKGFAEEAVKEIINWAFSNEIIKEITASCLTENTSSINLLTKFNFSQLKTENGMIYWSLENKGL
- a CDS encoding outer membrane beta-barrel protein; this translates as MKILLRLLLFSSFLNFSIYAQNETNITYGLKLGGIFSKISNLPESIKGRDNTLDNSELETKGGYGVEGGFFLNFKLRDTRVAIQPELLFRQSSQTVNYHDTTGKEFELGLHYSYLQIGALYKVYPYEGLNLGFGAFYGVSLSPNNVTYKSNEAGGMYDVATRQFYQDGLDGTDDFSLCFALGYELHQSIHFDLRYYLGVKDVVNSSSSSFQFIENQNKSGVLSFSLGYSFHEW